The Podospora pseudopauciseta strain CBS 411.78 chromosome 2 map unlocalized CBS411.78m_2, whole genome shotgun sequence genome has a window encoding:
- a CDS encoding uncharacterized protein (EggNog:ENOG503P545; COG:C) gives MATGTASEIPRQATREEMRDAKLPMAYRDSCGHLLIPLNRCRQDTYYLPWKCNDERHSYEKCQYVEFKKRVAKMDELREAKGGARSN, from the exons ATGGCGACAGGCACGGCTTCCGAGATCCCGCGGC AGGCGACCCGCGAGGAGATGCGTGATGCCAAACTCCCCATGGCGTACCGCGACAGCTGCGGCCACCTCTTGATCCCCCTCAACCGTTGTCGCCAGGACACATACTACCTTCCCTGGAAGTGCAAC GACGAGAGACACAGCTACGAAAAGTGCCAGTACGTCGAGTTCAAGAAGCGGGTGGCCAAGATGGACGAGCTCAGAGAGGCCAAGGGAGGTGCGCGGAGTAACTAG
- the RIB1 gene encoding GTP cyclohydrolase II (EggNog:ENOG503NXHB; COG:H; BUSCO:EOG09261UWT), which produces MPGQQPDEWQHHAERTTSQLPSFYSPPTDAQHSSQGDADVSHPDFSFSSDPAVGTSATSPSTPKDGDSSSNDNDSNGDDNDGAGTPSNAPPPSSLLSPAFTPPATPGTATPSSLLLSEPRGVPVDSSVPSGGCGSKHPRLLEQLPQVECIVRARIPTTTGAEMFLHLYTNNVDNKEHLAIVFGNTIRSKSLDAVREGETEMDRLVRGAYTGRLYPGRTTSLEKADGSATERQEPEEADKSQPPLVRIHSECYTGETVWSARCDCGEQLDEAARLMSLPSNKAGGIIIYLRQEGRGIGLGEKLKAYNLQDLGSDTVEANLLLRHPADARSYGLATAMLLDLSQKEVRLLTNNPDKIRAVEGPNREVVVKERVAMVPLSWKGKGGFRAPEVEGYLKTKIEKMGHLLDPGALPR; this is translated from the exons ATGCCCGGCCAGCAGCCAGACGAATGGCAACACCACGCCGAGAGGACGACCAGCCAGTTGCCCTCCTTCTACTCTCCCCCAACAGACGCCCAGCACTCGTCACAAGGTGATGCCGATGTGTCGCACCCCGacttctccttttcttccgACCCCGCAGTCGGCACTTCTGCCACATCACCGTCCACGCCCAAGGACGGAGACAGCAGCAGTAATGATAATGACAGCAACGGCGACGACAATGATGGCGCAGGGACACCATCAAATGCGCCGCCGCCCAGTTCGCTGCTGTCGCCAGCCTTCACACCTCCCGCCACCCCAGGGACCGCTACTCCGTCCAGCCTATTGCTCTCAGAACCGCGCGGCGTCCCAGTCGACAGTTCGGTTCCCTCCGGCGGTTGTGGATCCAAACACCCACGACTCCTCGAGCAACTCCCTCAGGTAGAATGCATCGTCCGCGCGCGTATCCCGACCACCACAGGCGCCGAGATGTTTCTCCACCTCTACACCAACAATGTGGACAACAAGGAACATTTGGCCATTGTGTTTGGAAACACGATCCGCAGCAAGTCACTCGATGCCGTACGCGAGGGCGAGACCGAGATGGATCGCCTTGTGCGGGGCGCCTACACGGGCAGACTGTACCCAGGGAGAACGACAAGCCTGGAAAAGGCTGATGGCTCGGCAACAGAGAGACAAGAACCAGAAGAGGCTGACAAGAGCCAACCACCTCTGGTCAGGATACACAGCGAGTGTTACACAGGCGAAACCGTTTGGTCTGCGCGCTGTGACTGTGGCGAGCAGCTCGACGAGGCTGCGCGGCTCATGTCTCTGCCTTCAAACAAAGCAGGAGGCATCATCATCTATCTGCGGCAGGAGGGTCGCGGCATCGGGCTGGGtgagaagctcaaggcttACAATCTGCAGGATTTGGGGTCGGACACAGTCGAGGCAAACCTGCTCTTGAGACATCCCGCTGATGCGCGGAGCTACGGCCTTGCAACAGCCATGCTGCTTGACCTCAGTCAGAAAGAAGTGCGTCTCTTGACCAACAACCCAGACAAGATTCGCGCCGTGGAGGGACCAAacagggaggtggtggtgaaggagcgTGTGGCCATGGTGCCTCTGTCGTGGAAGGGCAAGGGCGGCTTCAGGGCGCCCGAGGTGGAAGGATATCTGAAGACAAAG ATCGAAAAGATGGGGCATCTCTTAGACCCAGGCGCGTTGCCGAGGTAA
- the CEL6B gene encoding 1,4-beta-D-glucan cellobiohydrolase cel6b (EggNog:ENOG503NYTF; COG:G; CAZy:GH6): MGESFLLLQPASPALSPTPSSLLLGPTITMRADVLIAALATGALVAAVPTSPKKPTPPKGDVSNPFVGKTQFVNPEWSNKLTQTYKSFLKKGDVKNAFRTLQAQKVSTFVWVSRLSELSRIDEAIATARRVQKTTGKKQIVGLVLYNLPDRDCSAGESAGELLSGENGFERYKEEFVKPYAQKVAAAKDLEFAIVLEPDSLGNLVTNLNIPLCAGAVDTYRDGIAHAITQLQQDHVHLYIDAAHGGWLGWNDNLPLAADEFAEVLKRADEASGKKNKIRGFATNVSNYNPLHAVVRENYTEWSNSWDESHYASSLAPHLEERGLPAHFIVDQGRVANPGARKEWGEWCNVAPSGFGPAPSTNTNNTVVDAIVWIKPGGESDGECGYFNAPRAGHWHDEFAQQLVQNAHPSVYENWWKFW; encoded by the exons ATGGGGGAGTCTTTCTTGCTTCTTCAGCCAGCCTCTCCAGCTCTGTCTCCCACTCCAtccagccttcttcttggaccTACCATCACCATGCGTGCCGACGTCTTGATTGCCGCTCTGGCCACCGGCGCCCTCGTGGCTGCCGTCCCTACCTCCCCCAAGAagcccacccctcccaaggGCGAcgtctccaaccccttcGTTGGCAAGACCCAGTTCGTCAACCCCGAGTGGTCCAACAAGCTCACTCAGACCTACAAGAGCTTCCTCAAGAAGGGCGATGTCAAGAACGCTTTCCGCACCCTTCAGGCCCAGAAGGTCAGCACCTTCGTCTGGGTCTCCCGTCTCTCTGAGCTCTCCAGAATCGACGAGGCCATCGCCACCGCCCGCCGTGTCCAGAAGACGACCGGCAAGAAGCAGATCGTCGGTCTCGTCCTTTACAACCTCCCCGACAGAGATTGCTCCGCTGGCGAGTCCGCCGGTGAGCTCCTGAGCGGCGAGAACGGCTTTGAGCGCTacaaggaggagtttgtcAAGCCCTACGCCCAAAaggtcgccgccgccaaggaCCTCGAGTTCGCCATTGTCCTCGAGCCCGATTCGCTCGGAAACCTggtcaccaacctcaacatccccctcTGCGCCGGTGCCGTTGACACCTACCGTGATGGCATCGCCCATGCCATCACCCAGCTCCAGCAGGACCACGTCCACCTCTATATTGACGCCGCCCACGGTGGCTGGCTTGGGTGGAACGACAACCTTCCCCTCGCTGCCGATGAGTTCGCCGAGGTCTTGAAGAGAGCCGACGAGGCTTccggcaagaagaacaagattCGTGGTTTCGCCACCAACGTCTCCAACTACAATCCCCTTCACGCCGTCGTCCGTGAGAACTACACCGAGTGGAGCAACAGCTGGGATGAGAGCCACTATGCCTCCAGCCTGGCCCCCCATCTCGAGGAGCGCGGCCTTCCTGCTCACTTCATTGTTGACCAGGGCCGTGTCGCCAACCCCGGTGCCCGCAAGGAGTG GGGTGAGTGGTGCAACGTTGCCCCCTCCGGATTCGGACCCgctccctccaccaacaccaacaacaccgtcGTTGACGCCATTGTCTGGATCAAGCCCGGCGGTGAGTCTGATGGCGAGTGTGGCTACTTCAACGCTCCCCGCGCCGGCCATTGGCACGACGAGTTTGCCCAGCAGCTCGTCCAGAACGCCCATCCTTCCGTTTATGAGAATTGGTGGAAGTTCTGGTAA
- a CDS encoding uncharacterized protein (EggNog:ENOG503NXY2; COG:F), which yields MLESAKNGGNPLKVELRGNPKNSSTPIVVLSSGVFAPATPNGQATTNAEGITTVLSQLPIDVSSAFCFQDAGISAPKTNLVVSPAAALVSPSAQRVFDIRQQRKYKIGFFSMVGMDWDVHSTNVLDDLPKEHKQFLVLRTEYRVDLVVAVTNMRLAEDLLLSGATQEKGLERVDFIFGGYDREAVGTFYPEIVMQSQHSEGESKGKVGSGRYEVTSPDIKGRQKRRGVGRVECGGDVAVLLERYPPFASLSPSVRMLKTIDTVTPDLASLTTQPLFVSRSRINAKEAAVRHSETKVGNFIADSMMAYYDADIVLFPSGAIRCDRILGSASEEQRQFEVIGADIIDCLLFQNQLVLKLITAKAMRAALENFVPERHADGRFLQIGGLRVNASLARPEGDRIVFAKWVLQEHVNGTRIEEHIREEKNYAVAMTEWLANGWGGFSMLRKGQLLREGEAQGMTDTDLFFKAFGEWSDIDNAFISMATGNRKKKQAPVAVEKYLNNPYLSSRNLRSLGRQV from the exons ATGCTCGAGTCGGCCAAAAACGGGGGGAACCCCTTGAAGGTTGAACTCCGGGGCAATCCTAaaaactcctccaccccgaTTGTGGTTCTCAGCAGTGGCGTCTTTGCCCCAGCTACCCCGAACGGGCAAGCCACTACAAATGCGGAGGGGATCACGACTGTTTTATCACAGCTGCCCATTGATGTA TCCTCCGCATTTTGCTTTCAAGACGCCGGTATCTCCGCCCCCAAGACCAATCTCGTCGTgtcccccgccgccgcgcTGGTATCTCCTTCAGCCCAACGCGTCTTTGATATCCGGCAGCAGAGAAAGTACAAGATTGGCTTCTTTAGCATGGTTGGCATGGACTGGGATGTCCACTCCACCAATGTGTTAGATGATCTACCTAAGGAGCACAAGCAGTTTCTT GTGCTGAGGACAGAGTACAGGGTTGATCTTGTGGTTGCCGTGACGAATATGAGACTGGCGGAGGACCTCCTTCTCAGTGGTGCGACGCAGGAAAAGGGGCTCGAGAGGGTGGATTTTATCTTTGGAGGTTATGACCGTGAGGCCGTGGGGACTTTTTACCCTGAGATTGTGATGCAGTCCCAGCACAGCGAGGGGGAAAGCAAGGGTAAGGTGGGCAGTGGTCGATACGAGGTCACCAGTCCAGATATCAAGGGTCGTCAAAAACGGCGCGGCGTGGGAAGGGTTGAGTGTGGTGGAGAT GTGGCTGTGTTGCTTGAACGCTACCCACCTTTTGCATCTCTTTCTCCCTCGGTCCGCATGCTCAAGACAATTGACACTGTCACTCCTGACCTCGCCAGCTTGACCACCCAGCCCCTTTTCGTCTCTCGCTCCAGGATCAACGCTAAAGAGGCAGCTGTCCGGCATTCTGAGACAAAGGTTGGCAATTTCATTGCCGATTCCATGATGGCCTACTACGACGCTGACATAGTCCTGTTCCCGTCTGGTGCCATAAGATGTGACCGGATTCTTGGATCCGCATCTGAGGAGCAGCGACAGTTCGAAGTGATCGGGGCTGACATCATTGATTGCTTGCTGTTCCAGAACCAGCTTGTATTGAAGCTGATCACCGCGAAGGCGATGAGAGCTGCGTTGGAGAACTTCGTGCCCGAGAGGCACGCCGATGGCCGCTTTCTTCAGATAGGAGGCTTGAGGGTGAATGCCTCACTGGCGAGGCCCGAAGGGGACAGAATTGTCTTTGCGAAATGGGTTCTCCAAGAGCATGTCAATGGCACGCGGATTGAAGAGCATATTCGTGAAGAGAAAAATTACGCCGTTGCCATGACTGAGTGGTTGGCCAACGGCTGGGGAGGTTTCTCTATGCTCCGCAAGGGACAATTATTGCGAGAGGGTGAAGCGCAAGGCATGACCGACACCGACCTCTTTTTCAAGGCTTTTGGGGAGTGGTCAGACATCGACAACGCGTTTATTTCCATGGCCACCGGGAacagaaagaagaagcaggcccCGGTGGCTGTGGAAAAGTACCTGAACAATCCGTATCTGAGCAGTCGGAACCTCCGGTCTTTGGGCCGTCAGGTATAA
- a CDS encoding uncharacterized protein (COG:O; MEROPS:MER0093133; EggNog:ENOG503NZ56) produces MKPSVLVLTFLGRVGALLPLPPAPQPNIATLSLDTLMGSESRFSQLIDHSNPSLGTFSQRYWWDTTYWDGPGSPVVVFSPGEASAEYYSGFLTNQTIVGLYAQAIGAAILLIEHRYWGDSSPFSHLSTVNLTYLTLNDSVADFAHFARQVQLPFDESGRSNAPKAPWIFVGGSYSGNLAAWLDHLSPGTFWAYHASSAPVQAIRHFWEYFTPIWEGMPRNCSKDFEKITAHIDQVLEHGSEEEVKSLKEGFGLGDIKEKGDFASAVGFALAEWQYISITSSYHRFYQMCDTIQGVRPVDLDGWGTELWFPSGAPTSSPASNGVGLQKALINYSAWFKHEFLPDACSNYGYEDWAQVNSTGCYDSYNVTSPFYTDYSVSNTFNRQWFWMLCNEPFFYWQTGAPAGQPSIMSRHVSPEYFERQCRLMFPDQGDARSGLSLGKTEADVNQLTSGWFVKTNRLIWTNGEFDPWRSGSVSSISRPGRPLESTPDAPVHLIPGGRHCNDLDTRSGERNQGVQRVQLESIARMVDWVNEFYDGKEGRTRGNGATHILGRAV; encoded by the exons ATGAAGCCGTCTGTCCTTGTTTTGACCTTCCTAGGGCGTGTCGGTGCCTTACTGCCCTTGCCTCCAGCCCCCCAGCCCAACATCGCAACACTCAGCCTAGACACCTTGATGGGCAGTGAAAGCAGGTTCAGCCAATTGATTGACCACTCTAACCCATCTTTGGGGACGTTCAGTCAAAGATACTGGTGGGATACCACCTACTGGGATGGCCCGGGCTCTCCT GTGGTGGTATTTTCTCCAGGAGAGGCCAGCGCCGAATATTACAGCGGTTTCTTGACAAACCAGACCATAGTTGGTCTCTATGCCCAGGCCATTGGAGCTGCAATCCTCCTGATTGAAC ACCGTTACTGGGGCGAttcctctcccttctcccacctctccacgGTCAACCTGACGTACCTGACCCTCAACGATTCTGTCGCTGATTTTGCTCATTTCGCCCGCCAAGTTCAGCTTCCGTTTGATGAATCCGGTCGGTCCAACGCCCCCAAGGCTCCATGGATTTTTGTAGGAGGCTCCTATTCTGGCAATCTCGCCGCCTGGCTCGACCACCTGTCTCCCGGGACCTTTTGGGCCTACCATGCGAGCTCGGCACCCGTTCAAGCCATCCGACACTTCTGGGAATACTTCACACCTATCTGGGAGGGCATGCCGCGGAACTGTAGCAAAGATTTTGAGAAGATCACGGCTCATATCGACCAGGTTTTGGAACATGGCAgtgaggaagaggtgaaAAGTCTGAAAGAAGGCTTTGGACTGGGGGACATCAAGGAGAAAGGGGATTTTGCGTC AGCGGTTGGGTTTGCGTTGGCAGAGTGGCAGTACATTT CCATCACCTCCAGCTACCACCGTTTCTACCAAATGTGCGACACCATTCAGGGGGTTCGTCCCGTAGATCTTGACGGATGGGGCACTGAGCTGTGGTTCCCAAGCGGAGCTCCTACCTCCTCGCCGGCAAGCAACGGTGTGGGGCTGCAAAAAGCTCTGATCAACTACTCTGCCTGGTTCAAGCACGAATTCCTACCCGATGCCTGCAGCAACTATGGCTATGAAGACTGGGCCCAGGTCAACTCGACTGGCTGCTACGACAGCTACAACGTGACCAGTCCGTTCTACACCGACTACTCGGTCAGCAACACCTTCAACAGGCAGTGGTTCTGGATGCTTTGCAATGAGCCCTTCTTTTACTGGCAGACAGGCGCACCGGCAGGGCAACCATCCATCATGTCCCGCCACGTTAGTCCCGAGTACTTTGAGCGTCAGTGCCGCCTGATGTTTCCAGACCAGGGGGACGCCAGGTCGGGTCTCTCACTGGGCAAGACAGAGGCCGACGTCAACCAACTGACCAGCGGCTGGTTCGTGAAAACAAATCGGTTAATATGGACGAACGG AGAATTCGACCCCTGGCGCTCTGGATCTGTCTCGAGCATATCCCGCCCTGGACGACCTCTGGAAAGTACGCCTGACGCGCCAGTGCATCTCATCCCCGGAGGCAGGCACTGCAACGATCTAGACACCAGAAGTGGGGAGCGTAACCAAGGGGTGCAGCGGGTGCAGCTAGAGTCAATCGCCAGGATGGTTGACTGGGTGAACGAGTTCTATgacgggaaggaggggagaacCAGGGGCAACGGAGCCACACACATCCTCGGACGTGCTGTGTGA
- a CDS encoding uncharacterized protein (EggNog:ENOG503Q4VB), with the protein MTMPSLSTTQRHGVISDLSQNHAHPGTPIQTLPQDIYEPSDCESDHSDDEEVDLSRQPPATAVATTPRQLEDGLAKLDSTPSPRVTIISTPLSLTDREDEPDCPVILAGLDPSPLPPKKGSRTYRYFRYNFGSVYRRIFCLAFLGNLSALVVLAAKHGLSSQAERFTYQQASIAVTANVLAALLVRNEHVVNAFFWVFADKAVTKYLPLRARRLGAKIYSYGGVHSGCAVAATAWYIAFLVLLTLEWTGSDIAEDQGMVKGYIYLVSYTILALLVSMLATAWPEFRRRCHNWFEGVHRFMGWTAVFLFWVQVLLLTYENSSHDFGTGLVQSPNFWMLVVITGLVVYPWTRLRLRKVEAEVLSSHCVKLNFEYRDVHYGQAVKLTDNPLRETHGFGVIPHPYAPKTEDATHQTSSSGSSMVSVEREKTQKQNKGLSHAGEKGYSVIVSKAGDWTSKIIANPPTHIYTRGTPQFGVMRVAGMFEPCVIVATGSGIAPCLSLFVQKPDHPVRIIWSTKSPLQTYGQDIIDLLYATDPRAIIIDTSKGGPKFKRPDLVKLAYRVWEESQGEGPEQYARLEGRTNSTGRKKIVGKCEAVVIISNQKLTKKVVYGLESRGVPAFGALFDS; encoded by the coding sequence ATGACGATGCCTTCGCTATCAACAACACAACGGCACGGAGTTATCAGTGACCTCTCTCAAAACCATGCTCACCCCGGAACCCCTATTCAGACTCTCCCACAAGATATCTACGAGCCCTCGGACTGTGAATCTGACCACTCGGATGACGAGGAAGTTGATCTTTCCCGACAGCCTCCGGCCACAGCAGTAGCTACTACGCCCCGCCAATTGGAGGATGGGCTCGCTAAGCTTGATTCTACTCCGTCTCCTAGagtcaccatcatctccaccccACTTTCTCTCACTGACAGAGAGGACGAACCCGATTGTCCTGTCATACTTGCTGGGCTGGATCCGAGCCCGTTGCCCCCGAAGAAAGGGTCCCGAACCTATCGCTACTTTCGTTACAATTTTGGTTCTGTCTACCGCCGAATCTTCTGCCTGGCCTTCTTGGGCAACCTCTCGgccctcgtcgtcctcgctgCCAAACACGGGCTGTCAAGTCAGGCTGAGAGGTTCACCTATCAACAGGCCAGTATAGCGGTCACGGCCAACGTTTTGGCCGCGCTGCTGGTCAGAAATGAGCATGTGGTCAATGCTTTCTTTTGGGTCTTTGCCGACAAGGCTGTCACCAAGTACCTCCCTCTGAGAGCCAGGAGGTTGGGGGCCAAGATCTACTCCTACGGCGGTGTCCATTCCGGGTGTGCCGTGGCTGCTACGGCGTGGTACATTGCGTTTCTTGTGCTCCTGACGCTGGAATGGACTGGTTCCGACATCGCCGAGGATCAAGGGATGGTGAAGGGATACATCTACCTCGTCAGCTACACCATCCTCGCACTCTTGGTCAGCATGCTCGCGACCGCATGGCCCGAGTTCCGAAGAAGGTGCCACAACTGGTTTGAAGGCGTCCACCGGTTCATGGGATGGACGGcggtgtttttgttttgggtgCAGGTCTTGCTTCTCACTTATGAGAACTCCTCCCACGATTTCGGCACGGGGCTCGTGCAGTCACCCAACTTTTGGATGTTGGTGGTCATCACGGGCTTGGTCGTCTACCCTTGGACAAGGCTAAGGCTCAGAaaggtcgaggccgaggtgcTATCGAGCCATTGCGTCAAGCTCAATTTTGAGTACAGGGATGTGCACTATGGGCAGGCAGTCAAATTGACCGACAACCCTCTGAGAGAGACGCACGGGTTTGGGGTCATCCCTCATCCGTATGCTCCAAAGACTGAAGATGCCACCCACCAGACAAGCAGTAGCGGCAGCTCCATGGTGTCGgttgagagagagaagacgcaaaaacaaaacaaaggGTTGTCGCATGCCGGTGAAAAGGGATACTCGGTCATTGTGTCCAAGGCGGGAGACTGGACGTCCAAGATCATCGCCAATCCGCCCACGCACATCTACACGAGGGGCACGCCGCAATTTGGCGTCATGAGAGTCGCTGGCATGTTTGAACCGTGCGTCATTGTTGCGACGGGATCTGGAATCGCGCCGTGCCTGAGTCTGTTTGTGCAAAAGCCAGACCACCCTGTGAGAATCATTTGGTCCACCAAGTCACCCTTGCAGACGTATGGGCAGGACATCATTGATCTGCTCTACGCCACCGACCCGCGTGCCATCATCATTGATACCTCCAAGGGCGGCCCCAAATTCAAAAGGCCAGATTTGGTCAAATTGGCCTATCGAGTTTGGGAGGAGAGCCAAGGAGAGGGGCCTGAGCAGTACGCGAGACTTGAGGGGAGAACCAACTCAACTGGACGAAAAAAGATTGTCGGCAAGTGCGAGGCCGTGGTGATTATCAGTAACCAGAAGCTGACCAAGAAGGTGGTATATGGGCTGGAGAGCAGGGGCGTTCCTGCATTCGGAGCCTTGTTTGATTCCTGA